In Brevundimonas subvibrioides, a genomic segment contains:
- a CDS encoding alpha-amylase family glycosyl hydrolase, which produces MAPAADIREWWRGAVLYQIYPRSFADSNGDGIGDLPGITAHLDHVASLGVDGIWLSPFFTSPMKDFGYDVSDYVGIDPIFGTMADFDRLVARAHELGLKVIIDQVYSHTSDQHAWFLESRQDQTNPRADWYVWADAKPDGSPPSNWQSVFGGPAWTWDARRHQYYMHNFLKEQPQLNVRNPQVQEALLAVSRFWLDRGVDGFRCDALNFAMHDPALTDNPPVLAPGKRTRPFDFQQHIHNQSHIDILPFLTRLRRVADSYEGDRFLVAEVGGERADEEMKLYTQGTERLQSAYGFLYLYAPGLTPALVEQGPAMWPGKPGEGWPSWTFSNHDAPRAVSRWAQGRDPKAYAEMALLLLMCLRGNVFVYQGEELGLPQADVPFERLVDPEAIANWPETLGRDGARTPMPWKTDNGFSGFSDSEPWLPIDPRHKALTVEAQERDPASTLHLTRRLIALRRAHPAFRTGTMTVIEATESLLVFERTDAAESLLCVFNLGHEDITWTQPRGWTTIESVNDTARSSDHLPPMIGRILIRTAG; this is translated from the coding sequence TTGGCGCCGGCTGCCGACATCCGGGAATGGTGGCGGGGTGCGGTCCTGTATCAGATCTATCCGCGCAGCTTCGCCGACAGCAACGGCGACGGGATCGGCGATCTGCCCGGTATCACCGCCCATCTGGATCACGTGGCATCGCTGGGCGTGGACGGCATCTGGCTGTCGCCCTTCTTCACCTCGCCGATGAAGGACTTCGGCTACGACGTATCCGACTACGTCGGCATCGACCCGATCTTCGGCACGATGGCGGATTTCGACAGGCTGGTCGCCCGGGCCCACGAACTGGGCCTGAAGGTCATCATCGACCAGGTCTATTCCCACACCTCCGACCAGCACGCCTGGTTTCTGGAAAGCCGTCAGGACCAGACCAATCCCAGGGCCGACTGGTATGTCTGGGCCGATGCGAAGCCCGATGGCTCCCCGCCGTCGAACTGGCAGTCGGTGTTCGGCGGCCCGGCCTGGACCTGGGACGCCCGCCGGCACCAGTACTATATGCACAACTTCCTCAAGGAACAGCCGCAGCTGAACGTGAGGAACCCGCAGGTGCAGGAGGCCCTGCTGGCGGTCTCACGGTTCTGGCTGGACAGGGGCGTGGACGGATTCCGCTGCGACGCGCTCAACTTCGCCATGCATGACCCGGCGCTGACCGACAACCCGCCGGTTCTCGCTCCCGGCAAGCGGACGCGCCCCTTCGACTTCCAGCAGCACATCCACAACCAGTCGCACATCGACATCCTGCCGTTCCTGACGCGTCTCAGACGCGTGGCCGACAGCTACGAAGGCGACCGGTTCCTGGTGGCCGAGGTCGGAGGAGAGAGAGCTGACGAGGAAATGAAGCTCTATACCCAGGGCACCGAACGGCTGCAGTCGGCGTACGGTTTCCTCTATCTGTACGCGCCCGGTCTGACACCCGCCCTGGTCGAACAGGGTCCCGCGATGTGGCCGGGGAAGCCGGGCGAGGGCTGGCCATCATGGACGTTTTCCAACCACGACGCGCCGCGTGCCGTGTCGCGCTGGGCCCAGGGTCGCGACCCGAAGGCCTATGCGGAGATGGCCCTGCTGCTGCTGATGTGTCTGCGGGGGAATGTCTTCGTCTATCAGGGTGAGGAGCTGGGCCTGCCGCAGGCGGACGTTCCCTTCGAACGACTCGTTGATCCCGAAGCCATCGCCAACTGGCCCGAGACCCTGGGTCGCGACGGAGCACGCACACCGATGCCATGGAAGACCGATAATGGATTTTCGGGCTTCTCGGACAGCGAGCCGTGGTTGCCTATCGATCCTCGCCACAAGGCATTGACGGTCGAGGCGCAGGAGCGGGACCCGGCATCCACGCTGCATCTGACCCGCCGACTGATCGCCTTGCGCCGGGCACATCCGGCGTTCCGGACGGGCACGATGACGGTGATCGAGGCCACGGAAAGCCTGCTGGTGTTCGAGCGGACCGATGCAGCCGAATCCCTGCTTTGCGTCTTCAACCTGGGTCACGAGGACATCACTTGGACCCAGCCTCGTGGATGGACGACGATCGAGTCGGTAAACGATACCGCGCGCAGCTCCGACCACCTGCCGCCCATGATCGGGCGGATTCTCATCAGGACGGCGGGGTGA
- a CDS encoding LacI family DNA-binding transcriptional regulator: MVCSKFCRSGGGGLTKRSTRLEDIAILAGVSIATASRALNDSPAVNTRTKQKIWKLAREHDYPFRRHMPAAPIGASGTIALVTPRPQGREGRLSDPFFLELLAGVGEAARERGCDLVMSHVSPANLHDLSIAMTTSRADGVIFLGQSTLHAAFNRIAETEGRFVVWGAELPDQNYCSIGSDNINGGRRATSHLARLGRKRIVYLGDLDPPEAQQRQRGYQEALETAGFSVDPDLIVPAHFEVESAEAAVDSMLRRGLDFDGIVAASDLIALGAVRALLHAGKSVPGDVSVIGFDNVPFSRYSRPALSTIAQDTMKAGRLMISKLLDHAGQGGGRSERIPTDLIVRETCGG; this comes from the coding sequence GTGGTTTGCAGCAAATTTTGCAGAAGCGGCGGGGGCGGCTTGACGAAACGATCGACCCGCCTGGAGGACATCGCCATTCTGGCCGGTGTGTCCATCGCCACGGCGTCCCGTGCCCTGAATGACAGCCCGGCCGTCAATACGCGCACAAAGCAGAAAATCTGGAAGCTCGCCCGCGAGCACGACTATCCGTTCCGACGCCATATGCCTGCGGCTCCGATCGGCGCGTCGGGCACGATCGCCTTGGTGACGCCGCGGCCGCAGGGCCGCGAAGGCCGCCTCAGCGATCCGTTCTTTCTCGAACTCCTGGCCGGCGTGGGAGAGGCGGCGCGCGAACGCGGCTGCGACCTGGTCATGAGCCACGTCTCGCCCGCCAATCTGCATGACCTCAGCATCGCCATGACCACCAGCCGGGCGGATGGGGTCATCTTTCTGGGTCAGTCGACGCTGCACGCCGCCTTCAACCGGATCGCCGAGACCGAGGGACGGTTCGTTGTCTGGGGGGCCGAGCTGCCCGACCAGAACTATTGTTCGATCGGATCGGACAACATCAACGGCGGACGCAGGGCGACGTCGCATCTGGCCCGACTGGGGCGAAAGCGGATCGTCTACCTTGGTGACCTCGATCCGCCCGAGGCGCAGCAGCGTCAACGGGGCTACCAGGAGGCGCTCGAGACCGCCGGGTTCAGCGTCGATCCCGACCTGATCGTTCCGGCTCATTTCGAGGTCGAGAGCGCCGAGGCTGCGGTCGATTCCATGCTGCGCCGGGGACTGGATTTCGATGGAATCGTCGCTGCGTCCGACCTTATCGCGCTCGGGGCTGTGCGCGCCCTGTTGCACGCCGGCAAGTCGGTGCCCGGAGACGTCTCGGTGATCGGTTTCGATAATGTGCCGTTCAGCCGGTACAGCCGACCGGCCCTGTCGACGATCGCGCAGGACACGATGAAGGCCGGTCGCCTGATGATCTCCAAGCTGCTGGACCACGCCGGCCAGGGCGGCGGCCGATCCGAGCGGATTCCCACCGACCTGATCGTCCGCGAGACCTGCGGCGGCTGA
- a CDS encoding glycoside hydrolase family 97 protein produces the protein MRIPFVVLAIMALCTPALAQTPPPAPATVSSPDGTLSVSVTTDGDGRPSYAVTRSGKPVIAPSRLGFILTDAPKLERNLVVTAEVPTDHDDTWEQPWGERRFIRNHYRELRVHLRERTALARRFDVVFRVYDDGLGFRYEFPEQAALPVLNIGSELTEFNIAEDGEAWWIPSHEWNREEYLYHRTSIEEASSTQTPLTMKLDSGLHISIHEAALVDYAGMNLRRAEGRRFVADLTPGFTNAAVERTAPFPTPWRTIQISETAGGLVESSLILNLNEPNAIGDVSWFKPMKYVGIWWEMHLDRATWASGPRHGATTENTRRYIDFAAANGFGGVLVEGWNVGWDGDWFGNGSDYSFTQPYPDFDLEGLAAYGRERGVQLIGHHETGGNAFHYEQQMADAFALDQRLGITTVKTGYVADAGGAQVRGPDGRSTFAWNESQAMARHHIAVLEAAAAHHVAINSHEPIKDTGLRRTYPNWVSREGARGMEFNAWGQPGNPPEHEVNLVFTRLLAGPMDFTPGIFGMVTRSPDGVATTWAKQLALYVTIYSPIQMAADLPGNYEANPGPFQFIKDVAVDWDETRVLNGEVGDYVTVVRKGRGGREWFLGSITDENPRVLSAALTFLEPGVRYRAEIYRDGPHASWRDGGGMSRTDIVIEQQEVTAGDILTLRLAPGGGQAIRFVPLGRGARQ, from the coding sequence ATGCGTATTCCTTTTGTCGTGCTGGCCATCATGGCCCTGTGCACACCGGCCTTGGCCCAGACGCCGCCGCCCGCGCCGGCCACGGTTTCGTCGCCGGACGGGACCCTGTCGGTCAGCGTCACCACCGACGGGGACGGACGGCCCAGCTATGCGGTCACACGTTCGGGAAAGCCGGTCATCGCGCCGTCACGCCTGGGCTTCATCCTCACCGATGCGCCAAAGCTGGAGCGCAATCTGGTGGTGACGGCCGAGGTCCCCACCGACCATGACGACACCTGGGAACAGCCCTGGGGCGAGCGGCGATTCATCCGGAACCACTACCGCGAACTGCGCGTCCACCTGCGCGAGCGGACGGCCCTGGCGCGCCGCTTCGACGTCGTTTTTCGGGTCTATGACGACGGCCTGGGCTTTCGCTACGAGTTCCCGGAGCAGGCGGCCCTGCCCGTCCTGAACATCGGCTCGGAACTGACCGAGTTCAACATCGCCGAAGACGGCGAAGCCTGGTGGATCCCGTCGCACGAGTGGAATCGCGAGGAGTACCTCTATCACCGCACCTCAATCGAGGAGGCGTCCAGCACCCAGACGCCGCTGACGATGAAGCTGGATTCCGGTCTGCATATCTCGATCCACGAGGCGGCACTGGTGGACTATGCGGGTATGAACCTGCGGCGGGCCGAGGGTCGCCGTTTCGTCGCCGACCTGACGCCGGGCTTCACCAATGCGGCGGTGGAGCGGACGGCCCCCTTCCCGACGCCCTGGCGCACGATCCAGATTTCGGAAACGGCCGGCGGCCTGGTCGAATCCAGCCTGATCCTGAACCTGAACGAGCCCAACGCGATCGGTGACGTCAGCTGGTTCAAGCCGATGAAATACGTCGGCATCTGGTGGGAGATGCACCTGGACAGAGCGACCTGGGCGTCCGGCCCGCGCCACGGCGCGACGACCGAAAACACGCGGCGCTACATCGATTTCGCGGCGGCCAACGGCTTCGGCGGCGTTCTGGTCGAGGGTTGGAACGTCGGTTGGGACGGCGACTGGTTCGGCAATGGATCGGACTATTCCTTCACCCAACCGTATCCCGACTTCGACCTGGAAGGCCTGGCCGCCTATGGTCGCGAACGCGGCGTGCAACTGATCGGCCACCACGAGACCGGCGGCAATGCCTTCCATTACGAGCAGCAGATGGCCGACGCCTTCGCCCTGGATCAGCGCCTTGGCATCACGACGGTCAAGACAGGCTATGTCGCGGATGCCGGTGGGGCGCAGGTTCGGGGACCCGATGGCCGATCGACCTTTGCCTGGAACGAGAGCCAGGCCATGGCTCGCCACCACATCGCCGTGCTGGAAGCCGCCGCCGCCCACCACGTCGCCATCAACTCGCATGAGCCGATCAAGGACACCGGTCTGCGCCGGACCTATCCCAACTGGGTTTCCCGCGAAGGCGCGCGCGGGATGGAGTTCAACGCCTGGGGCCAGCCCGGCAATCCGCCCGAGCATGAAGTGAACCTGGTCTTCACCCGACTTCTGGCCGGGCCGATGGACTTCACCCCCGGCATCTTCGGCATGGTGACCCGCAGCCCCGACGGGGTGGCCACGACCTGGGCCAAGCAACTGGCGCTCTATGTGACGATCTACAGCCCCATCCAGATGGCGGCCGACCTGCCCGGGAACTACGAAGCCAACCCCGGCCCTTTCCAGTTCATCAAGGACGTCGCCGTCGACTGGGACGAAACCCGCGTTCTGAACGGCGAGGTCGGCGACTACGTCACCGTCGTCCGTAAGGGACGCGGCGGCCGCGAGTGGTTCCTGGGCTCCATCACCGACGAGAACCCGCGTGTCCTGAGCGCCGCCCTGACCTTCCTCGAGCCCGGTGTGCGTTATCGCGCCGAAATCTACCGCGACGGTCCACATGCATCCTGGCGCGACGGTGGCGGCATGAGTCGAACCGACATCGTGATCGAGCAGCAGGAGGTGACCGCGGGCGACATCCTGACCCTTCGCCTCGCCCCGGGCGGCGGCCAGGCCATTCGTTTCGTGCCTCTGGGCCGGGGGGCACGCCAATGA
- a CDS encoding MFS transporter has translation MIAVPKILTIRPRLNALAIMNMCVGFFGIQIGFGLQNANTSRIFQTLGAEVDSLAILWIAAPLTGLLVQPIIGYFSDKTWSPLGRRRPYFLVGAVLTSLALVAMPNSPSLWFAAATLWIMDASINVTMEPFRAFVGDLLPDEQRTAGYAMQSFFIGAGAVLASCLPWILSNVLHLSATAADGMVPDTVRWAYYIGAAALLGAVLWTVITTREYSPDQMAAFEANHALPGKPGIDDQAPARSSRAYFLGGLIWAAIGAAGFAGVAVAGVEKELYVLFGGIAAFGLLQIVVGAMHAGRTANGVTEIVDDIFRMPPTMRSLAVVQFFTWFALFAMWIYTTAAVTTVHYGTTDTTSVAYNTGADWVGVLFGVYNGVAALAAFLIPVLAQKTGRNGAHAINLVLGGLGLIGIALIRDPALLWIPMIGVGFAWASIVSMPYAILSAAVPGRKMGVYMGIFNIFIVVPQLLAATILGLILKTFFDGQAIWALGIGGVSFFIAAACALLVKEPK, from the coding sequence ATGATCGCCGTTCCAAAGATCCTGACCATCCGGCCGAGGCTGAACGCCCTGGCCATCATGAACATGTGCGTCGGCTTCTTCGGCATACAGATCGGGTTCGGACTTCAGAACGCCAACACCAGCCGCATCTTCCAGACCCTGGGGGCCGAGGTCGACAGCCTCGCCATCCTCTGGATCGCAGCCCCCCTGACCGGCCTGCTGGTTCAGCCGATTATCGGCTATTTCAGCGACAAGACCTGGAGCCCGCTGGGTCGGCGCAGACCCTATTTCCTGGTCGGGGCCGTGCTGACATCCCTGGCCCTGGTGGCCATGCCGAACAGCCCGAGCCTCTGGTTCGCGGCGGCGACGCTGTGGATCATGGATGCATCGATCAACGTCACCATGGAACCGTTTCGCGCCTTCGTCGGCGACCTGCTGCCGGACGAGCAACGCACCGCCGGCTATGCGATGCAGAGCTTCTTCATCGGAGCCGGTGCGGTGCTGGCGTCCTGCCTGCCGTGGATCCTTTCGAACGTGCTGCACCTCAGCGCGACGGCGGCTGACGGCATGGTGCCCGATACGGTGCGCTGGGCCTACTACATCGGAGCAGCCGCCCTGCTGGGTGCGGTGCTGTGGACCGTCATCACCACGCGCGAATACAGCCCCGACCAGATGGCGGCCTTCGAAGCCAACCATGCCTTGCCCGGCAAGCCCGGTATCGACGATCAGGCCCCGGCTCGATCTTCCCGTGCCTATTTCCTGGGCGGACTGATCTGGGCTGCGATCGGCGCGGCCGGGTTCGCCGGGGTCGCCGTGGCAGGCGTGGAAAAGGAGCTCTACGTCCTGTTCGGAGGCATCGCCGCCTTCGGCCTGCTGCAGATCGTCGTCGGGGCCATGCACGCGGGCAGGACGGCGAACGGCGTCACCGAAATCGTCGACGACATCTTCCGCATGCCGCCGACGATGCGCAGCCTGGCGGTGGTCCAGTTCTTCACCTGGTTCGCCCTGTTTGCCATGTGGATCTATACGACGGCGGCCGTGACCACGGTCCACTATGGCACCACCGATACGACCTCGGTGGCCTACAACACCGGCGCGGACTGGGTCGGCGTCCTGTTCGGCGTCTATAACGGAGTGGCGGCGCTGGCGGCCTTCCTGATCCCGGTGCTGGCCCAGAAGACCGGACGCAATGGAGCCCATGCGATCAATCTCGTGCTGGGCGGGCTCGGCCTCATCGGCATCGCCCTGATCCGGGACCCGGCCCTGCTGTGGATCCCGATGATCGGGGTCGGCTTCGCCTGGGCGTCGATCGTGTCCATGCCCTATGCCATCCTGTCGGCCGCCGTGCCGGGGCGGAAAATGGGTGTCTACATGGGCATCTTCAACATATTCATCGTGGTGCCCCAACTGCTGGCGGCGACCATCCTGGGCCTGATCCTGAAGACCTTTTTCGATGGTCAGGCCATCTGGGCGCTGGGGATCGGAGGCGTGTCGTTCTTCATTGCCGCCGCCTGCGCCCTGCTGGTCAAGGAGCCGAAATGA
- a CDS encoding alpha/beta hydrolase, with translation MNFDRRAILTLICAAPFAGSVRADVPTAGRLVDYTDMASTHAAARNVTVWLPPGYDEGSQRYPVLYMHDGQNLFDASRTAFGEWGVDEHLARLSQTGQVRLPIVVGVWNTPLRLREYVPADLITALPGEVRTSLLGMYGGEPLSDGYLQFLVEDLKPMIDATYRTLPDRDDTLIAGSSMGGLISLYAMMKHPEVFGSAGCLSTHWPLRLERLEGDALERWREAVVLAWSSVIQRGLPDPATHRLYMDRGDETLDAFYPWFQSRIDGVIRAAGWGPDRFRTLVFPGAEHNEKSWNSRLDAPLTFLLSPA, from the coding sequence ATGAACTTCGACCGCCGCGCCATCCTGACCCTGATCTGCGCTGCCCCGTTCGCGGGTTCGGTCCGCGCGGACGTGCCGACCGCCGGCCGACTGGTCGACTACACCGACATGGCATCGACCCATGCCGCAGCGCGCAATGTCACCGTCTGGTTGCCGCCGGGCTATGACGAAGGGTCTCAGCGCTATCCCGTCCTCTACATGCACGACGGCCAGAACCTGTTCGATGCATCGCGCACTGCCTTCGGCGAATGGGGCGTGGACGAACATCTGGCGCGACTTTCCCAGACCGGTCAGGTCCGATTGCCGATCGTGGTCGGGGTCTGGAACACGCCGCTTCGGCTGCGCGAATACGTCCCCGCCGACCTGATCACTGCCCTGCCCGGGGAGGTCAGGACGAGCCTGCTGGGCATGTATGGCGGCGAGCCCTTGTCGGACGGCTACCTCCAGTTCCTGGTCGAGGATCTGAAGCCCATGATCGATGCGACCTATCGCACCCTGCCCGATCGCGACGACACCCTGATCGCGGGATCCAGCATGGGCGGACTGATCTCGCTCTATGCGATGATGAAACATCCGGAGGTGTTCGGCTCCGCCGGCTGCCTCTCGACCCACTGGCCGCTGAGGCTGGAGCGGCTGGAGGGCGACGCCCTGGAGCGCTGGCGCGAGGCGGTGGTCCTGGCCTGGTCCAGCGTCATCCAGCGCGGCCTGCCCGACCCCGCCACGCACCGGCTTTACATGGATCGGGGGGACGAGACGCTCGACGCCTTCTATCCCTGGTTCCAGTCGCGCATCGACGGCGTGATCCGGGCCGCCGGTTGGGGACCGGACCGGTTCCGCACCCTGGTCTTCCCCGGTGCCGAACATAACGAGAAGAGCTGGAACAGCCGTCTCGATGCCCCCCTGACCTTCCTCCTTTCGCCCGCCTGA
- a CDS encoding glucan 1,4-alpha-glucosidase encodes MRKLTHALLLGAAVLPLMACASMPLSTGASAIPVAEAVAPGAPGAATTWSSAAKTGVGASYEAYVDGQYRDGGPTGPVSRVWFSLADGVLTETMYGLIHEAQIKALRFAVVSGDRLGVEGTDTVSRTEYLHTDAHGRPLSPAYRVVTESADHAFEIEKRVFTDPDSNALILRVTITAGSAPVTPYLILEPHMANTGGGDRAQATATGLHASEGDVHLTLRPGQPFEAASAGFLGTSDGLTDLQANGRLTHAYASTGDTPGAVVLTGSLPTIAAGQSLTRDFVIGFGPTQAASEAAADASFTTGLDEVLARFNGEGDRVGWQDWIGSLTELPRMAEVATDGGKLAYASALMLKVQEDRTYAGALIASLSNPWGDTVDATQASTGYKAVWPRDFYQVAMALMALGDRQTPLAAFRYLPQVQVDAETPGNTGATGWFLQKTHVDGQIEWVGVQLDQTAMPIMLGWRLWKAGEVSDAEMARMYAAMIKPAADFLVDGGKIGLGWNDRTIRPPWSQQERWEEQEGYSPSTTAAVITGLTVASEIARAAGDASSADRYQAAADDYAGKVEARMFTTAGSLGDGDYFLRLTRNEDPNDRAPLGENNGQPALPEDRIVDGGFLELVRYGVRAANAPSIVGTLPEYDDQTREDRLRVRYDLNGSPGWRRYGNDGYGENTDTAGNYGLGGMTPGQRGRVWPIFTGERGTYELARLLQDGTADTAAIDRIRQTYVRAMESFANDGLLLPEQVWDGVGRTPPGYAIGEGTDSATPLAWTHAEYLKLLRSLADRAVWDRYGPVAERYAR; translated from the coding sequence ATGCGTAAACTGACCCATGCCCTGCTGCTCGGTGCCGCTGTCCTGCCGTTGATGGCCTGCGCATCGATGCCTCTGTCCACCGGCGCGTCCGCGATTCCGGTGGCCGAGGCAGTGGCGCCCGGTGCGCCGGGGGCCGCCACGACCTGGTCGAGCGCGGCCAAGACCGGCGTCGGGGCCTCATACGAAGCCTATGTCGACGGGCAGTACCGCGACGGCGGTCCGACAGGCCCGGTGTCCAGGGTCTGGTTCTCGCTCGCCGACGGCGTCCTGACCGAGACGATGTACGGTCTGATCCACGAGGCACAGATCAAGGCGCTGCGCTTTGCCGTGGTTTCTGGCGACCGGCTCGGCGTCGAGGGCACCGATACGGTCAGCCGCACGGAGTACCTGCATACGGACGCGCACGGCCGCCCCCTTTCGCCCGCCTATCGCGTGGTGACGGAGAGCGCCGACCATGCGTTCGAGATCGAAAAGCGCGTCTTCACCGATCCCGACAGCAACGCCCTGATCCTGCGCGTCACGATCACGGCAGGCTCCGCCCCCGTCACCCCCTATCTGATCCTCGAGCCGCACATGGCCAACACCGGCGGCGGCGACCGGGCACAGGCGACCGCGACCGGCCTGCACGCGAGCGAGGGGGACGTGCACCTGACGCTGCGCCCCGGCCAGCCGTTCGAGGCGGCCAGCGCCGGCTTCCTCGGTACCTCCGACGGCCTGACGGACCTGCAGGCGAACGGCCGGCTGACCCACGCCTACGCCTCCACCGGCGATACGCCCGGTGCGGTCGTCCTGACGGGATCCCTGCCAACCATCGCGGCAGGACAGAGCCTGACCCGCGACTTCGTCATCGGTTTCGGCCCGACGCAGGCCGCGTCCGAAGCCGCCGCCGACGCCAGCTTCACCACCGGCCTCGACGAAGTTCTCGCCCGCTTCAACGGCGAGGGTGACCGCGTCGGTTGGCAGGACTGGATCGGGTCCCTGACCGAACTGCCCCGCATGGCCGAGGTCGCCACCGACGGCGGCAAGCTGGCCTATGCCTCGGCCCTGATGCTGAAGGTGCAGGAGGACCGGACCTATGCGGGTGCGCTGATCGCGTCGCTGTCCAATCCCTGGGGCGACACGGTCGACGCGACACAGGCCTCGACCGGCTACAAGGCCGTCTGGCCACGCGACTTCTATCAGGTGGCGATGGCCCTGATGGCGCTGGGCGACAGGCAGACGCCGCTCGCCGCCTTCCGTTACCTGCCCCAGGTCCAGGTCGACGCCGAAACGCCCGGCAATACCGGCGCGACCGGCTGGTTCCTTCAGAAGACCCATGTGGACGGGCAGATCGAATGGGTCGGGGTCCAGCTGGATCAGACCGCCATGCCGATCATGCTGGGCTGGCGCCTGTGGAAGGCGGGCGAGGTCTCCGACGCGGAAATGGCCAGGATGTACGCCGCCATGATCAAACCCGCCGCCGATTTCCTGGTGGATGGCGGCAAGATCGGTCTGGGCTGGAACGACCGGACCATCAGGCCCCCCTGGTCACAGCAGGAGCGGTGGGAAGAGCAGGAAGGGTACTCGCCCTCGACCACCGCCGCCGTCATCACGGGCCTGACGGTCGCATCAGAGATCGCGCGGGCGGCCGGGGACGCCTCGTCCGCCGACCGCTACCAGGCCGCCGCCGATGACTATGCCGGCAAGGTCGAGGCCCGGATGTTCACGACCGCGGGGTCGCTCGGCGACGGCGACTATTTCTTGCGGCTGACCCGCAACGAGGACCCCAACGATCGCGCCCCCCTCGGCGAGAACAATGGTCAACCGGCATTGCCCGAGGACCGCATCGTGGACGGCGGGTTTCTGGAACTGGTCCGCTATGGCGTGCGGGCCGCAAACGCGCCCTCGATCGTCGGCACCTTGCCCGAATACGACGATCAGACGCGCGAGGATCGTCTTCGCGTGCGCTATGATCTCAACGGATCCCCGGGCTGGCGGCGCTATGGCAACGACGGCTATGGCGAGAACACCGATACGGCCGGAAACTACGGCCTGGGCGGCATGACGCCCGGTCAGCGCGGCCGGGTCTGGCCGATCTTCACCGGCGAGCGCGGCACCTATGAACTGGCCCGCCTTCTGCAAGACGGTACGGCCGACACGGCCGCGATCGATCGCATCCGCCAGACCTATGTGCGCGCCATGGAAAGCTTCGCCAACGACGGCCTGCTGCTTCCCGAACAGGTCTGGGACGGCGTGGGACGGACGCCGCCCGGCTATGCGATCGGGGAAGGCACGGACTCCGCCACCCCGCTCGCCTGGACCCATGCGGAGTATCTGAAACTGCTCCGGTCCCTCGCCGACCGCGCCGTCTGGGATCGCTATGGTCCGGTGGCCGAGAGATACGCCCGCTAG